One part of the Vicia villosa cultivar HV-30 ecotype Madison, WI linkage group LG6, Vvil1.0, whole genome shotgun sequence genome encodes these proteins:
- the LOC131611649 gene encoding F-box/kelch-repeat protein At3g23880-like, whose product MNPPYHSDGATSPAVLPDELIPEILSRLPVKTLMQMNCVCKSWKTLISSRSFSKLHSQRSPRNTHLALVPYWNMPDQDMDISVIPFPLSRLLDNPSISIANPEHRLERLDCCEMVGSCNGLICLLSLSQKDEKTFRFWNPATKKISEKLGLFCNDSSDFFRFAFGYDNLTDTYKVVAFSANQVKVFGLGDSVWRNIESFPFVPFDVESMQPHCHPFVNEGVYVSGTINWLAIRNVIDYKWKDINIEQFVIVSLDLGTETYRQLLPPRRFDEVPSVEPAVTVLMDCLCFSHHFKGTHFVLWKMMEFGVQESWIQFLKISYVDLRIYHGVSESFEYHSQLFLFPLGLSESNDTLVLASNQESFACEEEKAILYNWRDNRVERTRFTDEILWFFTKGYVESLASPC is encoded by the coding sequence ATGAATCCCCCTTATCACTCAGACGGCGCAACATCGCCGGCAGTCCTCCCCGACGAACTCATCCCGGAAATTCTGTCACGGCTTCCTGTGAAAACCCTAATGCAAATGAACTGTGTCTGTAAGTCatggaaaaccctaatttctagTCGTTCCTTTTCCAAATTGCACTCTCAGCGTTCTCCACGCAACACACATCTCGCACTAGTTCCATATTGGAACATGCCTGATCAGGACATGGACATCAGTGTCATTCCTTTTCCCTTAAGTCGTTTATTAGATAATCCATCAATCTCCATTGCTAATCCTGAACACAGATTGGAACGTTTGGATTGCTGTGAAATGGTTGGTTCTTGCAATGGATTGATATGTTTGCTTAGTTTGTCTCAGAAGGATGAAAAGACATTCCGTTTTTGGAACCCTGCAACCAAAAAGATATCTGAAAAATTAGGGCTTTTTTGCAATGATTCATCTGATTTTTTCAGGTTTGCATTTGGTTATGATAATTTAACCGACACTTATAAGGTTGTGGCATTCTCTGCCAATCAGGTTAAAGTTTTCGGTTTAGGTGATAGTGTTTGGAGAAATATTGAAAGTTTTCCGTTTGTTCCTTTTGACGTTGAGTCTATGCAACCCCACTGCCATCCGTTTGTGAATGAAGGTGTTTATGTGAGTGGTACTATTAACTGGTTGGCTATTCGAAACGTGATTGATTATAAATGGAAAGATATTAACATTGAGCAATTTGTAATTGTTTCACTTGATCTGGGTACTGAGACATACCGGCAGTTGCTACCACCTCGGAGATTTGATGAAGTGCCTTCGGTTGAGCCGGCTGTTACTGTGTTGATGGATTGTTTATGTTTTTCACATCATTTTAAGGGAACGCATTTTGTTTTGTGGAAGATGATGGAATTTGGAGTTCAAGAGTCTTGGATTCAATTTCTTAAAATTAGTTATGTGGATCTTCGGATTTATCATGGAGTTAGTGAGTCATTTGAATATCATtctcaattgttcttgtttccgTTGGGTCTTTCGGAGAGTAATGACACATTAGTACTCGCAAGCAATCAAGAAAGCTTTGCATGTGAAGAAGAAAAAGCGATTCTTTATAATTGGAGAGACAATAGAGTAGAGCGGACTAGATTTACCGATGAAATATTGTGGTTTTTTACGAAGGGTTATGTCGAAAGTTTGGCTTCACCAtgttga